One region of Chryseobacterium sp. C-71 genomic DNA includes:
- a CDS encoding pyridoxal phosphate-dependent aminotransferase family protein — MLKNFHHFQEALNKREIEGTLRILKPQSEGIDFYSNDYLGFAQSKEFQNLLLKEVMNDPHLLSGSTGSRLISGNSAEVVKTEKLIAEEHQYSDALLFSSGYNVNLALFSTLPTRHDTIIVDEKIHRSVHDACKMSHAKKIKFSHNHVGDLERILKKQNGKSYIAIESLYSMDGDFAPIQEIAEVAEKYDAYLIVDEAHSFGIFGNGLVDKFQLQKKVLATIITYGKALGSHGAAILCNDVVKSYLVNFASPFIYTTSAQDIQWRSIKIGYGFLKENDNERIKLQQNIEFFRQQNLKTISSAKSPIQAILIPDHDRLNKANQVLSDEGFLTYAVFSPAVKEGAERLRICLHSFNTEDEIVKLTKIIKEFI, encoded by the coding sequence ATGCTTAAAAATTTTCATCATTTTCAAGAAGCTCTTAACAAAAGAGAGATTGAAGGAACTTTGAGGATTTTAAAACCACAATCAGAAGGAATAGATTTTTATTCTAATGATTATTTAGGATTTGCACAAAGCAAAGAGTTTCAAAACTTATTGTTAAAAGAAGTGATGAATGATCCTCATTTGTTATCGGGAAGTACAGGTTCAAGACTAATCAGCGGAAATAGTGCTGAAGTGGTTAAAACAGAAAAATTGATTGCAGAAGAACATCAGTATTCTGACGCGCTCCTTTTTTCTTCGGGATACAATGTTAATCTGGCATTATTCTCAACGCTTCCGACTAGGCATGACACAATTATAGTCGATGAAAAGATTCATCGTTCTGTACATGATGCTTGTAAAATGTCTCATGCGAAGAAAATAAAGTTCAGTCATAATCATGTCGGAGATCTGGAGCGTATTTTAAAAAAACAAAACGGAAAATCGTACATCGCCATAGAAAGTCTTTATTCTATGGATGGAGACTTTGCGCCTATTCAGGAAATTGCTGAAGTTGCTGAGAAATACGATGCGTACTTAATTGTTGATGAGGCACATTCTTTTGGAATTTTCGGGAATGGGTTAGTTGATAAATTTCAACTTCAGAAGAAAGTATTAGCCACTATTATTACTTATGGGAAAGCATTGGGTTCACACGGAGCAGCGATTCTATGTAATGATGTGGTCAAGTCTTATCTCGTCAATTTTGCATCTCCATTTATTTATACAACCTCGGCTCAGGATATCCAATGGAGAAGTATAAAAATAGGGTATGGATTTTTGAAAGAGAATGATAATGAAAGAATCAAATTACAGCAAAATATTGAATTTTTTCGTCAGCAAAATTTGAAAACGATTTCTTCTGCAAAAAGTCCGATTCAGGCAATCTTAATTCCTGATCATGACCGACTCAATAAAGCGAATCAAGTTTTATCGGATGAAGGATTTTTGACCTACGCTGTTTTTAGTCCTGCTGTAAAAGAAGGAGCCGAACGCCTTAGGATTTGTCTTCACAGTTTTAATACTGAGGATGAGATTGTGAAGCTTACAAAAATTATTAAAGAATTTATTTAA
- a CDS encoding PLP-dependent aminotransferase family protein, translating into MSSPVEFPYESFIKIDRNSDVSIYMQISTQLINAIQRGVLPFGTKLPGTRVLSINLKVHRNTIVAVYDELFSQGWVESLPNKGTFVIGKENEKPVNILSFEKKQLINYPKSTGFTFKTSNILDNPFEHSDCEFVFDDGTPDVRLTQIDHHSRIYSSTLKRKAHKVGHYNNDGSEFFKKNLSHYLNISRGLPISKNNLLITRSTEMSIYIVSEILLSGGDTVLVGELSYFSVNMIFQKSKVNIQTIPIDDEGIDVEEVRKICKKQKIRMLYLTPHHHYPTTVTLSAQRRLELLKLSQEYGFIILEDDYDYDFNYDKSPILPLASADTNGMVIYIGSFGKSLVPGFRTGFIVAPENLMDEMRKYLGIIDRQGDVLMEHVLGEMIAEGEINRYLKKSLKIYKERRDYFTTLLEQRLGEYLDFKKPSGGLAVWIKWKTPVNLMQLSHHCTKDNLFIPKTLLYQNKNLTAMRLGFGNLSMEEMEKSIDILSKNVKIL; encoded by the coding sequence ATGAGTAGTCCGGTTGAATTTCCTTATGAGAGTTTTATTAAAATAGATAGAAATTCTGATGTATCTATCTACATGCAGATTTCAACTCAATTAATTAATGCTATTCAAAGAGGTGTTCTTCCATTCGGAACCAAGCTTCCTGGAACCAGAGTTTTAAGCATCAATTTGAAAGTTCACAGAAATACGATTGTGGCAGTTTATGATGAATTATTTTCCCAGGGTTGGGTTGAAAGCCTACCCAATAAAGGAACCTTTGTTATTGGAAAAGAGAACGAAAAACCCGTAAATATTTTAAGTTTTGAGAAGAAACAACTCATAAATTATCCAAAATCTACTGGTTTCACCTTTAAAACATCTAATATTCTTGACAATCCTTTTGAGCACTCAGATTGCGAATTTGTTTTTGATGACGGCACTCCTGACGTTCGACTTACGCAGATAGATCATCATTCAAGAATTTACAGTTCCACACTGAAGCGAAAAGCACACAAGGTAGGACATTACAATAACGACGGCAGCGAATTTTTTAAGAAAAACCTTTCACACTATTTAAATATATCAAGAGGTTTACCCATTTCAAAAAACAATCTACTCATTACAAGAAGCACAGAAATGAGTATTTATATTGTTTCTGAAATTTTACTTTCAGGTGGAGATACTGTTTTGGTTGGTGAATTAAGCTATTTTTCAGTGAATATGATTTTTCAGAAATCTAAAGTTAATATTCAGACAATACCGATTGACGATGAAGGGATAGATGTGGAAGAAGTAAGAAAAATATGCAAGAAGCAGAAAATCAGAATGCTTTATCTTACACCGCATCACCACTATCCTACTACGGTAACGTTAAGCGCACAACGAAGATTAGAATTACTGAAACTTTCTCAAGAGTACGGCTTTATTATCCTTGAAGATGATTACGATTATGATTTCAATTACGACAAAAGCCCTATTCTTCCTCTAGCGAGTGCCGACACCAATGGAATGGTCATTTATATCGGATCTTTCGGTAAATCTTTGGTTCCCGGATTCAGAACGGGATTTATCGTTGCTCCTGAAAATTTGATGGATGAAATGCGAAAGTACTTAGGAATTATAGACCGCCAGGGTGATGTTCTTATGGAACATGTTTTGGGTGAAATGATAGCAGAAGGCGAAATCAATAGATACTTAAAAAAATCTTTAAAAATATACAAGGAACGCAGAGATTATTTCACCACGCTTTTGGAACAACGGTTAGGTGAATATCTTGATTTTAAAAAACCTTCGGGAGGTTTGGCAGTCTGGATAAAATGGAAAACTCCTGTAAATCTAATGCAGCTCAGTCACCATTGCACTAAAGACAATCTCTTTATTCCTAAAACATTGCTTTACCAAAATAAGAATCTAACTGCAATGCGATTAGGCTTTGGAAATTTAAGTATGGAAGAAATGGAGAAAAGCAT